A section of the Apodemus sylvaticus chromosome 10, mApoSyl1.1, whole genome shotgun sequence genome encodes:
- the Ltc4s gene encoding leukotriene C4 synthase isoform X2, with product MKDDVALLATVTLLGVLLQAYFSLQVISARRTFHVSPPLTSGPPEFERVFRAQVNCSEYFPLFLATLWVAGIFFHEGAAALCGLFYLFARLRYFQEYSRSAQLRLAPMYASARALWLLVAMAALGLLVHFLPGTLRAALFRWLQMLLPMA from the exons CTACCGTCACCCTCCTGGGAGTTCTGTTGCAAG CCTACTTCTCCCTACAGGTGATCTCTGCGCGAAGGACTTTCCACGTGTCGCCGCCGCTCACCTCTGGCCCTCCCGAGTTCGAGCGCGTCTTCCGAGCCCA GGTAAACTGCAGCGAGTACTTTCCGCTGTTCCTCGCCACACTCTGGGTCGCCGGCATCTTCTTCCACGAAG GCGCCGCAGCCCTGTGCGGACTGTTCTACCTGTTCGCGCGCCTCCGCTACTTCCAGGAATACTCGCGCTCGGCGCAGCTCAG GCTGGCTCCCATGTACGCGAGCGCGCGCGCACTCTGGCTGCTGGTGGCGATGGCTGCACTGGGCTTGCTAGTCCACTTCCTCCCCGGCACACTACGGGCTGCGCTCTTCAGATGGCTCCAGATGCTCCTGCCGATGGCCTGA
- the Ltc4s gene encoding leukotriene C4 synthase isoform X4: protein MKDDVALLATVTLLGVLLQAYFSLQVISARRTFHVSPPLTSGPPEFERVFRAQVNCSEYFPLFLATLWVAGIFFHEGAAALCGLFYLFARLRYFQEYSRSAQLRWLQMLLPMA from the exons CTACCGTCACCCTCCTGGGAGTTCTGTTGCAAG CCTACTTCTCCCTACAGGTGATCTCTGCGCGAAGGACTTTCCACGTGTCGCCGCCGCTCACCTCTGGCCCTCCCGAGTTCGAGCGCGTCTTCCGAGCCCA GGTAAACTGCAGCGAGTACTTTCCGCTGTTCCTCGCCACACTCTGGGTCGCCGGCATCTTCTTCCACGAAG GCGCCGCAGCCCTGTGCGGACTGTTCTACCTGTTCGCGCGCCTCCGCTACTTCCAGGAATACTCGCGCTCGGCGCAGCTCAG ATGGCTCCAGATGCTCCTGCCGATGGCCTGA
- the Ltc4s gene encoding leukotriene C4 synthase isoform X1, which translates to MKDDVALLATVTLLGVLLQGGPAPVWEVISARRTFHVSPPLTSGPPEFERVFRAQVNCSEYFPLFLATLWVAGIFFHEGAAALCGLFYLFARLRYFQEYSRSAQLRLAPMYASARALWLLVAMAALGLLVHFLPGTLRAALFRWLQMLLPMA; encoded by the exons CTACCGTCACCCTCCTGGGAGTTCTGTTGCAAGGTGGGCCAGCTCCTGTCTGGGAG GTGATCTCTGCGCGAAGGACTTTCCACGTGTCGCCGCCGCTCACCTCTGGCCCTCCCGAGTTCGAGCGCGTCTTCCGAGCCCA GGTAAACTGCAGCGAGTACTTTCCGCTGTTCCTCGCCACACTCTGGGTCGCCGGCATCTTCTTCCACGAAG GCGCCGCAGCCCTGTGCGGACTGTTCTACCTGTTCGCGCGCCTCCGCTACTTCCAGGAATACTCGCGCTCGGCGCAGCTCAG GCTGGCTCCCATGTACGCGAGCGCGCGCGCACTCTGGCTGCTGGTGGCGATGGCTGCACTGGGCTTGCTAGTCCACTTCCTCCCCGGCACACTACGGGCTGCGCTCTTCAGATGGCTCCAGATGCTCCTGCCGATGGCCTGA
- the Ltc4s gene encoding leukotriene C4 synthase isoform X3 — protein sequence MGQVISARRTFHVSPPLTSGPPEFERVFRAQVNCSEYFPLFLATLWVAGIFFHEGAAALCGLFYLFARLRYFQEYSRSAQLRLAPMYASARALWLLVAMAALGLLVHFLPGTLRAALFRWLQMLLPMA from the exons ATGGGGCAG GTGATCTCTGCGCGAAGGACTTTCCACGTGTCGCCGCCGCTCACCTCTGGCCCTCCCGAGTTCGAGCGCGTCTTCCGAGCCCA GGTAAACTGCAGCGAGTACTTTCCGCTGTTCCTCGCCACACTCTGGGTCGCCGGCATCTTCTTCCACGAAG GCGCCGCAGCCCTGTGCGGACTGTTCTACCTGTTCGCGCGCCTCCGCTACTTCCAGGAATACTCGCGCTCGGCGCAGCTCAG GCTGGCTCCCATGTACGCGAGCGCGCGCGCACTCTGGCTGCTGGTGGCGATGGCTGCACTGGGCTTGCTAGTCCACTTCCTCCCCGGCACACTACGGGCTGCGCTCTTCAGATGGCTCCAGATGCTCCTGCCGATGGCCTGA
- the Mgat4b gene encoding alpha-1,3-mannosyl-glycoprotein 4-beta-N-acetylglucosaminyltransferase B isoform X1, giving the protein MRLRNGTFLTLLLFCLCAFLSLSWYAALSGPKGDVVDVYQREFLALRDRLHAAEQESLKRSKELNLVLEEIKRAVSERQALRDGEGNRTWGRLTEDPRLKPWNVSHRHVLHLPTVFHHLPHLLAKESSLQPAVRVGQGRTGVSPLRAPAVSVVMGIPSVRREVHSYLTDTLHSLISELSPQEKEDSVIVVLIAETDPQYTSAVTENIKALFPTEIHSGLLEVISPSPHFYPDFSRLRESFGDPKERVRWRTKQNLDYCFLMMYAQSKGTYYVQLEDDIVAKPNYLSTMKNFALQQPSEDWMILEFSQLGFIGKMFKSLDLSLIVEFILMFYRDKPIDWLLDHILWVKVCNPEKDAKHCDRQKANLRIRFKPSLFQHVGTHSSLAGKIQKLKDKDFGKHALRKEHVNPPAEVSTSLKTYQHFTLEKAYLREDFFWAFTPAAGDFIRFRFFQPLRLERFFFRSGNIEHPEDKLFNTSVEVLPFDNPQSEKEALQEGRSATLRYPRSPDGYLQIGSFYKGVAEGEVDPAFGPLEALRLSIQTDSPVWVILSEIFLKKAD; this is encoded by the exons ATGAGGCTCCGCAATGGCACCTTCCTGACGCTGCTGCTCTTCTGCTTGTgcgccttcctctccctctcctggtaCGCGGCTCTCAGCGGCCCGAAAG GTGACGTGGTGGACGTTTACCAGCGCGAGTTCCTGGCGCTGCGAGACCGTTTGCACGCGGCTGAGCAAGAGAGCCTGAAGCGCTCCAAGGAGCTAAACCTGGTGCTGGAAGAAATCAAGAGGGCAGTGTCCGAGAGGCAGGCGCTGCGGGACGGAGAAGGCAATCGCACTTGGGGCCGCCTAACGG AGGATCCGCGACTGAAGCCGTGGAACGTCTCGCACAGGCACGTACTTCATCTGCCCACCGTCTTCCACCATCTGCCGCACCTGCTGGCTAAGGAGAGCAGTCTGCAGCCCGCAGTGCGGGTGGGCCAGGGCCGCACCGGAG TGTCACCCCTCCGCGCCCCTGCAGTGTCCGTGGTGATGGGCATTCCGAGCGTGCGGCGCGAGGTGCACTCGTACTTGACTGACACATTGCACTCGCTCATCTCGGAGCTGAGCCCGCAGGAGAAGGAAGACTCAGTCATTGTGGTGCTGATCGCCGAG ACTGACCCACAGTACACTTCGGCAGTGACAGAGAACATCAAGGCCTT GTTCCCCACAGAGATCCATTCTGGGCTCCTGgaagtcatctccccttcccctcactTCTACCCTGACTTCTCCCGCCTTCGAGAATCCTTTGGGGACCCCAAGGAGAGAGTCAG GTGGAGGACCAAACAGAACCTCGATTACTGCTTCCTCATGATGTACGCACAGTCCAAAGGCACCTACTATGTGCAG CTGGAGGATGACATTGTAGCCAAGCCCAACTACTTAAGCACTATGAAGAACTTTGCCCTCCAGCAACCCTCTGAGGACTGGATGATCCTGGAGTTCTCGCAGTTGGGCTTTATTG GGAAGATGTTCAAGTCACTGGATCTGAGCCTGATTGTGGAATTCATCCTCATGTTCTACCGAGACAAGCCCATCGACTGGCTCCTGGACCACATCCTGTGGGTGAAAGTCTGCAACCCTGAGAAGGACGCG AAACATTGCGATCGGCAGAAGGCCAACCTTCGGATCCGCTTCAAGCCGTCCCTTTTCCAGCACGTGGGCACTCACTCGTCACTGGCCGGCAAAATCCAGAAATTGAAG GATAAAGACTTTGGAAAGCATGCTCTGAGGAAGGAGCATGTGAACCCGCCGGCGGAGGTGAGCACGAGCCTCAAGACATACCAGCATTTCACCCTGGAGAAGGCCTACCTGCGAGAGGATTTCTTTTGGGCCTTCACACCTGCCGCAGGAGACTTTATCCGGTTCCGCTTTTTCCAGCCACTGCGCCTTGAGCG GTTCTTCTTCCGAAGTGGGAACATTGAGCACCCAGAGGATAAGCTCTTCAACACTTCTGTGGAGGTGCTGCCCTTTGAT AATCCCCAGTCAGAGAAGGAGGCCCTTCAAGAGGGCCGCTCAGCCACTCTTCGGTACCCTAGGAGCCCTGATGGCTACCTCCAGATTG GCTCCTTCTACAAGGGTGTAGCTGAAGGAGAAGTAGATCCTGCCTTTGGCCCTCTGGAAGCATTACGTCTCTCCATTCAGACTGACTCCCCGGTGTGGGTCATTTTGAGTGAG ATCTTTCTGAAAAAGGCTGACTAG
- the Mgat4b gene encoding alpha-1,3-mannosyl-glycoprotein 4-beta-N-acetylglucosaminyltransferase B isoform X2 produces the protein MRLRNGTFLTLLLFCLCAFLSLSWYAALSGPKGDVVDVYQREFLALRDRLHAAEQESLKRSKELNLVLEEIKRAVSERQALRDGEGNRTWGRLTEDPRLKPWNVSHRHVLHLPTVFHHLPHLLAKESSLQPAVRVGQGRTGVSVVMGIPSVRREVHSYLTDTLHSLISELSPQEKEDSVIVVLIAETDPQYTSAVTENIKALFPTEIHSGLLEVISPSPHFYPDFSRLRESFGDPKERVRWRTKQNLDYCFLMMYAQSKGTYYVQLEDDIVAKPNYLSTMKNFALQQPSEDWMILEFSQLGFIGKMFKSLDLSLIVEFILMFYRDKPIDWLLDHILWVKVCNPEKDAKHCDRQKANLRIRFKPSLFQHVGTHSSLAGKIQKLKDKDFGKHALRKEHVNPPAEVSTSLKTYQHFTLEKAYLREDFFWAFTPAAGDFIRFRFFQPLRLERFFFRSGNIEHPEDKLFNTSVEVLPFDNPQSEKEALQEGRSATLRYPRSPDGYLQIGSFYKGVAEGEVDPAFGPLEALRLSIQTDSPVWVILSEIFLKKAD, from the exons ATGAGGCTCCGCAATGGCACCTTCCTGACGCTGCTGCTCTTCTGCTTGTgcgccttcctctccctctcctggtaCGCGGCTCTCAGCGGCCCGAAAG GTGACGTGGTGGACGTTTACCAGCGCGAGTTCCTGGCGCTGCGAGACCGTTTGCACGCGGCTGAGCAAGAGAGCCTGAAGCGCTCCAAGGAGCTAAACCTGGTGCTGGAAGAAATCAAGAGGGCAGTGTCCGAGAGGCAGGCGCTGCGGGACGGAGAAGGCAATCGCACTTGGGGCCGCCTAACGG AGGATCCGCGACTGAAGCCGTGGAACGTCTCGCACAGGCACGTACTTCATCTGCCCACCGTCTTCCACCATCTGCCGCACCTGCTGGCTAAGGAGAGCAGTCTGCAGCCCGCAGTGCGGGTGGGCCAGGGCCGCACCGGAG TGTCCGTGGTGATGGGCATTCCGAGCGTGCGGCGCGAGGTGCACTCGTACTTGACTGACACATTGCACTCGCTCATCTCGGAGCTGAGCCCGCAGGAGAAGGAAGACTCAGTCATTGTGGTGCTGATCGCCGAG ACTGACCCACAGTACACTTCGGCAGTGACAGAGAACATCAAGGCCTT GTTCCCCACAGAGATCCATTCTGGGCTCCTGgaagtcatctccccttcccctcactTCTACCCTGACTTCTCCCGCCTTCGAGAATCCTTTGGGGACCCCAAGGAGAGAGTCAG GTGGAGGACCAAACAGAACCTCGATTACTGCTTCCTCATGATGTACGCACAGTCCAAAGGCACCTACTATGTGCAG CTGGAGGATGACATTGTAGCCAAGCCCAACTACTTAAGCACTATGAAGAACTTTGCCCTCCAGCAACCCTCTGAGGACTGGATGATCCTGGAGTTCTCGCAGTTGGGCTTTATTG GGAAGATGTTCAAGTCACTGGATCTGAGCCTGATTGTGGAATTCATCCTCATGTTCTACCGAGACAAGCCCATCGACTGGCTCCTGGACCACATCCTGTGGGTGAAAGTCTGCAACCCTGAGAAGGACGCG AAACATTGCGATCGGCAGAAGGCCAACCTTCGGATCCGCTTCAAGCCGTCCCTTTTCCAGCACGTGGGCACTCACTCGTCACTGGCCGGCAAAATCCAGAAATTGAAG GATAAAGACTTTGGAAAGCATGCTCTGAGGAAGGAGCATGTGAACCCGCCGGCGGAGGTGAGCACGAGCCTCAAGACATACCAGCATTTCACCCTGGAGAAGGCCTACCTGCGAGAGGATTTCTTTTGGGCCTTCACACCTGCCGCAGGAGACTTTATCCGGTTCCGCTTTTTCCAGCCACTGCGCCTTGAGCG GTTCTTCTTCCGAAGTGGGAACATTGAGCACCCAGAGGATAAGCTCTTCAACACTTCTGTGGAGGTGCTGCCCTTTGAT AATCCCCAGTCAGAGAAGGAGGCCCTTCAAGAGGGCCGCTCAGCCACTCTTCGGTACCCTAGGAGCCCTGATGGCTACCTCCAGATTG GCTCCTTCTACAAGGGTGTAGCTGAAGGAGAAGTAGATCCTGCCTTTGGCCCTCTGGAAGCATTACGTCTCTCCATTCAGACTGACTCCCCGGTGTGGGTCATTTTGAGTGAG ATCTTTCTGAAAAAGGCTGACTAG
- the Mgat4b gene encoding alpha-1,3-mannosyl-glycoprotein 4-beta-N-acetylglucosaminyltransferase B isoform X3, protein MRLRNGTFLTLLLFCLCAFLSLSWYAALSGPKGDVVDVYQREFLALRDRLHAAEQESLKRSKELNLVLEEIKRAVSERQALRDGEGNRTWGRLTEDPRLKPWNVSHRHVLHLPTVFHHLPHLLAKESSLQPAVRVGQGRTGVSPLRAPAVSVVMGIPSVRREVHSYLTDTLHSLISELSPQEKEDSVIVVLIAETDPQYTSAVTENIKALFPTEIHSGLLEVISPSPHFYPDFSRLRESFGDPKERVRWRTKQNLDYCFLMMYAQSKGTYYVQLEDDIVAKPNYLSTMKNFALQQPSEDWMILEFSQLGFIGKMFKSLDLSLIVEFILMFYRDKPIDWLLDHILWVKVCNPEKDAKHCDRQKANLRIRFKPSLFQHVGTHSSLAGKIQKLKDKDFGKHALRKEHVNPPAEVSTSLKTYQHFTLEKAYLREDFFWAFTPAAGDFIRFRFFQPLRLERFFFRSGNIEHPEDKLFNTSVEVLPFDTPQPCCFALRIPSQRRRPFKRAAQPLFGTLGALMATSRLAPSTRV, encoded by the exons ATGAGGCTCCGCAATGGCACCTTCCTGACGCTGCTGCTCTTCTGCTTGTgcgccttcctctccctctcctggtaCGCGGCTCTCAGCGGCCCGAAAG GTGACGTGGTGGACGTTTACCAGCGCGAGTTCCTGGCGCTGCGAGACCGTTTGCACGCGGCTGAGCAAGAGAGCCTGAAGCGCTCCAAGGAGCTAAACCTGGTGCTGGAAGAAATCAAGAGGGCAGTGTCCGAGAGGCAGGCGCTGCGGGACGGAGAAGGCAATCGCACTTGGGGCCGCCTAACGG AGGATCCGCGACTGAAGCCGTGGAACGTCTCGCACAGGCACGTACTTCATCTGCCCACCGTCTTCCACCATCTGCCGCACCTGCTGGCTAAGGAGAGCAGTCTGCAGCCCGCAGTGCGGGTGGGCCAGGGCCGCACCGGAG TGTCACCCCTCCGCGCCCCTGCAGTGTCCGTGGTGATGGGCATTCCGAGCGTGCGGCGCGAGGTGCACTCGTACTTGACTGACACATTGCACTCGCTCATCTCGGAGCTGAGCCCGCAGGAGAAGGAAGACTCAGTCATTGTGGTGCTGATCGCCGAG ACTGACCCACAGTACACTTCGGCAGTGACAGAGAACATCAAGGCCTT GTTCCCCACAGAGATCCATTCTGGGCTCCTGgaagtcatctccccttcccctcactTCTACCCTGACTTCTCCCGCCTTCGAGAATCCTTTGGGGACCCCAAGGAGAGAGTCAG GTGGAGGACCAAACAGAACCTCGATTACTGCTTCCTCATGATGTACGCACAGTCCAAAGGCACCTACTATGTGCAG CTGGAGGATGACATTGTAGCCAAGCCCAACTACTTAAGCACTATGAAGAACTTTGCCCTCCAGCAACCCTCTGAGGACTGGATGATCCTGGAGTTCTCGCAGTTGGGCTTTATTG GGAAGATGTTCAAGTCACTGGATCTGAGCCTGATTGTGGAATTCATCCTCATGTTCTACCGAGACAAGCCCATCGACTGGCTCCTGGACCACATCCTGTGGGTGAAAGTCTGCAACCCTGAGAAGGACGCG AAACATTGCGATCGGCAGAAGGCCAACCTTCGGATCCGCTTCAAGCCGTCCCTTTTCCAGCACGTGGGCACTCACTCGTCACTGGCCGGCAAAATCCAGAAATTGAAG GATAAAGACTTTGGAAAGCATGCTCTGAGGAAGGAGCATGTGAACCCGCCGGCGGAGGTGAGCACGAGCCTCAAGACATACCAGCATTTCACCCTGGAGAAGGCCTACCTGCGAGAGGATTTCTTTTGGGCCTTCACACCTGCCGCAGGAGACTTTATCCGGTTCCGCTTTTTCCAGCCACTGCGCCTTGAGCG GTTCTTCTTCCGAAGTGGGAACATTGAGCACCCAGAGGATAAGCTCTTCAACACTTCTGTGGAGGTGCTGCCCTTTGAT ACACCCCAGCCCTGCTGCTTTGCCCTTAGAATCCCCAGTCAGAGAAGGAGGCCCTTCAAGAGGGCCGCTCAGCCACTCTTCGGTACCCTAGGAGCCCTGATGGCTACCTCCAGATTG GCTCCTTCTACAAGGGTGTAG